A part of Rhinatrema bivittatum chromosome 16, aRhiBiv1.1, whole genome shotgun sequence genomic DNA contains:
- the VSIG8 gene encoding V-set and immunoglobulin domain-containing protein 8 isoform X1 yields MGSTMAGPWLLPLLLLTLRAAPGCAVTIKELSTETIYKAQGETVQMMCSYALDPSETGNLDIEWALMNTDPTALDTVIMTYMDKQVISKAPPGLQQRLHFSAQDPSQGDASIIITYLEVKDTGTYECKVKKNPGLASRKVTVNVLVKPSKPQCWVDGEQAEGKDVTLKCKSDQGSPPLTYKWEKISGDSTTVPPSMNAGILNGDLLIRNNSKAYAGTYRCSAVNNVGHDECTVILSASGGNRVGIIVGAVLGALLLLLLLLLLIWCLICCCNKKRYEKEIANDIREDVAAPPSNPSSRFSSIRTAMAYRPHHISYSLRKKYNAASTEDQSHPNQAGRASSRGSSASNAASARPARVPSQRSDASNATPTRPTTALGPTSDAARAAAPPRAHPGARLQQPSQHPRQVPQLHPGLRGRGEPCRRPARSQPAHPLQRHAGRRRARHDTRPGQGGVPGVRERAGAQAAWTRFFFRAGREDPQTTFPISFLVLQSPSLPPPPQIVLGPPQTPPFLNQP; encoded by the exons ctccTGGATGTGCCGTGACGATCAAGGAGCTCAGTACCGAGACCATTTACAAGGCCCAAGGGGAGACTGTGCAAATGATGTGCTCCTATGCCCTGGACCCTTCCGAGACTGGGAATCTGGACATCGAGTGGGCTTTAATGAACACTGACCCTACCGCTCTGGACACCGTG ATCATGACGTACATGGACAAGCAGGTCATCTCGAAGGCACCCCCGGGGCTGCAGCAGCGGCTCCACTTCTCGGCGCAAGATCCGAGCCAGGGAGACGCCTCCATCATCATCACCTACCTGGAGGTGAAGGACACTGGCACGTACGAGTGCAAAGTGAAGAAGAACCCGGGGCTGGCCAGCAGGAAGGTCACAGTCAATGTGCTAG TGAAGCCATCCAAACCCCAGTGCTGGGTGGACGGAGAGCAGGCGGAAGGCAAGGACGTGACCCTGAAGTGCAAGTCGGACCAGGGGTCCCCACCCCTCACCTACAAGTGGGAGAAAATATCTGGGGACAGCACCACCGTGCCGCCCTCTATGAACGCAG GAATCTTAAACGGAGACCTTTTAATTCGAAATAACAGCAAGGCGTACGCGGGGACTTACCGGTGCTCGGCGGTGAACAACGTGGGACACGACGAATGCACCGTCATCCTCTCTGCCTCAG GTGGGAATCGCGTGGGGATCATCGTCGGTGCTGTCTTGGGcgccctgctgctcctcctcctcctcctgctccttatcTGGTGTCTGATCTGCTGCTGCAACAAGAAGCGATATGAGAAGGAGATAGCAAACGACATCAG GGAGGATGTGGCGGCTCCGCCCAGCAACCCCAGCAGCCGTTTCAGCAGCATCCGCACGGCCATGGCCTACCGCCCCCACCACATCAGCTACTCCCTGCGCAAGAAGTACAACGCGGCCTCCACCGAGGACCAGAGCCATCCCAACCAGGCGGGGCGGGCGTCCAGCCGCGGAAGCAGTGCCAGCAATGCCGCCTCTGCCCGGCCCGCGAGGGTGCCCAGCCAGAGGAGCGACGCCAGCAACGCCACTCCCACCCGGCCCACCACCGCCCTCGGCCCCACGAGCGACGCTGCCcgcgccgccgcccccccccgtGCGCACCCCGGCGCCCGGCTACAGCAACCTTCCCAGCATCCACGTCAGGTCCCCCAGCTACACCCCGGACTCCGAGGGAGAGGCGAGCCCTGCCGGCGCCCTGCCCGGAGCCAGCCAGCTCACCCCCTACAACGTCACGCGGGTCGGCGGCGTGCCCGTCATGATACCCGCCCAGGCCAGGGAGGGGTTCctggtgtgagggagagagcaggagcaCAGGCTGCATGGACTcgttttttttttagggcaggAAGAGAAGACCCTCAGACAACCTTTCCCATCTCATTTCTTGTACtccaatccccctccctccccccccccccccaaattgtccTGGGGCCTCCGCAGACCCCTCCCTTCCTGAATCAGCCGTGA
- the VSIG8 gene encoding V-set and immunoglobulin domain-containing protein 8 isoform X2, protein MHISRDFPAPGCAVTIKELSTETIYKAQGETVQMMCSYALDPSETGNLDIEWALMNTDPTALDTVIMTYMDKQVISKAPPGLQQRLHFSAQDPSQGDASIIITYLEVKDTGTYECKVKKNPGLASRKVTVNVLVKPSKPQCWVDGEQAEGKDVTLKCKSDQGSPPLTYKWEKISGDSTTVPPSMNAGILNGDLLIRNNSKAYAGTYRCSAVNNVGHDECTVILSASGGNRVGIIVGAVLGALLLLLLLLLLIWCLICCCNKKRYEKEIANDIREDVAAPPSNPSSRFSSIRTAMAYRPHHISYSLRKKYNAASTEDQSHPNQAGRASSRGSSASNAASARPARVPSQRSDASNATPTRPTTALGPTSDAARAAAPPRAHPGARLQQPSQHPRQVPQLHPGLRGRGEPCRRPARSQPAHPLQRHAGRRRARHDTRPGQGGVPGVRERAGAQAAWTRFFFRAGREDPQTTFPISFLVLQSPSLPPPPQIVLGPPQTPPFLNQP, encoded by the exons ATGCACATTTCCCGAGACTTCCCAG ctccTGGATGTGCCGTGACGATCAAGGAGCTCAGTACCGAGACCATTTACAAGGCCCAAGGGGAGACTGTGCAAATGATGTGCTCCTATGCCCTGGACCCTTCCGAGACTGGGAATCTGGACATCGAGTGGGCTTTAATGAACACTGACCCTACCGCTCTGGACACCGTG ATCATGACGTACATGGACAAGCAGGTCATCTCGAAGGCACCCCCGGGGCTGCAGCAGCGGCTCCACTTCTCGGCGCAAGATCCGAGCCAGGGAGACGCCTCCATCATCATCACCTACCTGGAGGTGAAGGACACTGGCACGTACGAGTGCAAAGTGAAGAAGAACCCGGGGCTGGCCAGCAGGAAGGTCACAGTCAATGTGCTAG TGAAGCCATCCAAACCCCAGTGCTGGGTGGACGGAGAGCAGGCGGAAGGCAAGGACGTGACCCTGAAGTGCAAGTCGGACCAGGGGTCCCCACCCCTCACCTACAAGTGGGAGAAAATATCTGGGGACAGCACCACCGTGCCGCCCTCTATGAACGCAG GAATCTTAAACGGAGACCTTTTAATTCGAAATAACAGCAAGGCGTACGCGGGGACTTACCGGTGCTCGGCGGTGAACAACGTGGGACACGACGAATGCACCGTCATCCTCTCTGCCTCAG GTGGGAATCGCGTGGGGATCATCGTCGGTGCTGTCTTGGGcgccctgctgctcctcctcctcctcctgctccttatcTGGTGTCTGATCTGCTGCTGCAACAAGAAGCGATATGAGAAGGAGATAGCAAACGACATCAG GGAGGATGTGGCGGCTCCGCCCAGCAACCCCAGCAGCCGTTTCAGCAGCATCCGCACGGCCATGGCCTACCGCCCCCACCACATCAGCTACTCCCTGCGCAAGAAGTACAACGCGGCCTCCACCGAGGACCAGAGCCATCCCAACCAGGCGGGGCGGGCGTCCAGCCGCGGAAGCAGTGCCAGCAATGCCGCCTCTGCCCGGCCCGCGAGGGTGCCCAGCCAGAGGAGCGACGCCAGCAACGCCACTCCCACCCGGCCCACCACCGCCCTCGGCCCCACGAGCGACGCTGCCcgcgccgccgcccccccccgtGCGCACCCCGGCGCCCGGCTACAGCAACCTTCCCAGCATCCACGTCAGGTCCCCCAGCTACACCCCGGACTCCGAGGGAGAGGCGAGCCCTGCCGGCGCCCTGCCCGGAGCCAGCCAGCTCACCCCCTACAACGTCACGCGGGTCGGCGGCGTGCCCGTCATGATACCCGCCCAGGCCAGGGAGGGGTTCctggtgtgagggagagagcaggagcaCAGGCTGCATGGACTcgttttttttttagggcaggAAGAGAAGACCCTCAGACAACCTTTCCCATCTCATTTCTTGTACtccaatccccctccctccccccccccccccaaattgtccTGGGGCCTCCGCAGACCCCTCCCTTCCTGAATCAGCCGTGA
- the VSIG8 gene encoding V-set and immunoglobulin domain-containing protein 8 isoform X3, translated as MGSTMAGPWLLPLLLLTLRAAPGCAVTIKELSTETIYKAQGETVQMMCSYALDPSETGNLDIEWALMNTDPTALDTVIMTYMDKQVISKAPPGLQQRLHFSAQDPSQGDASIIITYLEVKDTGTYECKVKKNPGLASRKVTVNVLVKPSKPQCWVDGEQAEGKDVTLKCKSDQGSPPLTYKWEKISGDSTTVPPSMNAGILNGDLLIRNNSKAYAGTYRCSAVNNVGHDECTVILSASGGNRVGIIVGAVLGALLLLLLLLLLIWCLICCCNKKRYEKEIANDIREDVAAPPSNPSSRFSSIRTAMAYRPHHISYSLRKKYNAASTEDVRTPAPGYSNLPSIHVRSPSYTPDSEGEASPAGALPGASQLTPYNVTRVGGVPVMIPAQAREGFLV; from the exons ctccTGGATGTGCCGTGACGATCAAGGAGCTCAGTACCGAGACCATTTACAAGGCCCAAGGGGAGACTGTGCAAATGATGTGCTCCTATGCCCTGGACCCTTCCGAGACTGGGAATCTGGACATCGAGTGGGCTTTAATGAACACTGACCCTACCGCTCTGGACACCGTG ATCATGACGTACATGGACAAGCAGGTCATCTCGAAGGCACCCCCGGGGCTGCAGCAGCGGCTCCACTTCTCGGCGCAAGATCCGAGCCAGGGAGACGCCTCCATCATCATCACCTACCTGGAGGTGAAGGACACTGGCACGTACGAGTGCAAAGTGAAGAAGAACCCGGGGCTGGCCAGCAGGAAGGTCACAGTCAATGTGCTAG TGAAGCCATCCAAACCCCAGTGCTGGGTGGACGGAGAGCAGGCGGAAGGCAAGGACGTGACCCTGAAGTGCAAGTCGGACCAGGGGTCCCCACCCCTCACCTACAAGTGGGAGAAAATATCTGGGGACAGCACCACCGTGCCGCCCTCTATGAACGCAG GAATCTTAAACGGAGACCTTTTAATTCGAAATAACAGCAAGGCGTACGCGGGGACTTACCGGTGCTCGGCGGTGAACAACGTGGGACACGACGAATGCACCGTCATCCTCTCTGCCTCAG GTGGGAATCGCGTGGGGATCATCGTCGGTGCTGTCTTGGGcgccctgctgctcctcctcctcctcctgctccttatcTGGTGTCTGATCTGCTGCTGCAACAAGAAGCGATATGAGAAGGAGATAGCAAACGACATCAG GGAGGATGTGGCGGCTCCGCCCAGCAACCCCAGCAGCCGTTTCAGCAGCATCCGCACGGCCATGGCCTACCGCCCCCACCACATCAGCTACTCCCTGCGCAAGAAGTACAACGCGGCCTCCACCGAGGA cgtGCGCACCCCGGCGCCCGGCTACAGCAACCTTCCCAGCATCCACGTCAGGTCCCCCAGCTACACCCCGGACTCCGAGGGAGAGGCGAGCCCTGCCGGCGCCCTGCCCGGAGCCAGCCAGCTCACCCCCTACAACGTCACGCGGGTCGGCGGCGTGCCCGTCATGATACCCGCCCAGGCCAGGGAGGGGTTCctggtgtga